From the Spiroplasma sp. BIUS-1 genome, one window contains:
- a CDS encoding PD-(D/E)XK nuclease family protein — translation MLNDITKIIERDENFNYMVKEDCDIPMELENFIDGRKINLPFVSMILEKCFPYLQNKFIKKEVIDNSIKQGECVHKMISDSINQRNDFKVNLVVNDCKNQNHLNIAKRIITELNSFIYKYDIDQIYSEKTFYYTGYDCDYIGTVDIILKSKDKFYIMDIKTSRVNYTEKYNAQLFLYKKMFEQNSKKKVEDCFILNPREDRVLMKHENLSNQEKSRIINEIKKLTVIWQ, via the coding sequence ATGCTAAACGATATAACAAAAATAATTGAAAGAGATGAAAATTTTAATTACATGGTAAAAGAAGATTGTGATATACCAATGGAGTTGGAAAACTTTATAGATGGAAGAAAAATAAATTTACCTTTTGTTAGCATGATTTTAGAAAAATGCTTTCCTTATTTGCAAAACAAATTTATTAAAAAAGAAGTTATTGATAACTCAATAAAGCAAGGTGAATGTGTTCATAAAATGATTTCTGATTCTATTAACCAAAGAAATGATTTTAAAGTTAATCTAGTTGTAAATGACTGCAAAAACCAAAATCATCTAAATATAGCCAAAAGAATAATAACTGAACTAAACTCTTTCATTTATAAATATGATATTGATCAAATATATTCTGAAAAGACTTTCTATTATACTGGATATGATTGTGATTATATTGGTACTGTAGATATAATATTAAAATCTAAAGACAAATTTTATATTATGGATATTAAAACAAGTAGAGTTAATTACACTGAGAAGTATAATGCACAACTATTTTTATACAAAAAAATGTTTGAGCAAAATAGTAAAAAGAAAGTTGAGGACTGTTTCATTTTAAATCCAAGAGAAGACAGAGTTCTGATGAAACATGAAAACTTAAGTAATCAAGAAAAATCTAGAATAATAAATGAAATAAAGAAATTGACAGTAATTTGACAATAG
- the prmC gene encoding peptide chain release factor N(5)-glutamine methyltransferase: MKVSKLKEQTVPKIFTQNEFKEIIIKITNKSDFNFVIENELHKNESDLFWKITNEFNDTKKPLAYILENKYFYNSDFYVNENVLIPRPETELIVEEVLKLNLDEKNLFDVCCGSGCIGISIKNINDSVNLYLSDISPKALEVTKINLDKHKIKGQLICSDYLEVFKKVNVKPDVITINPPYIDIEDQNVGESVRNYEPHIALFAENNGLIFYEKLFNDLDFLYNLNKELTIFCEFGFSQKEELEKLFSPLIVKYNIDFKKDYANNWRMFVITSKESHG; encoded by the coding sequence ATGAAAGTAAGTAAATTAAAAGAACAAACTGTTCCTAAAATTTTTACACAAAATGAATTTAAAGAAATAATTATTAAAATAACAAATAAATCTGATTTTAACTTTGTAATTGAAAATGAGTTACACAAGAATGAATCAGATTTATTTTGAAAAATTACAAATGAATTTAATGATACTAAAAAACCATTAGCATACATTTTGGAAAATAAATATTTCTATAATTCGGATTTTTATGTAAATGAAAATGTTCTAATACCTAGACCTGAAACTGAATTAATTGTTGAAGAAGTTTTAAAACTTAATTTAGATGAAAAAAATTTATTCGATGTTTGTTGTGGCAGTGGATGTATTGGTATATCCATAAAAAATATAAATGATAGTGTAAATCTTTATTTAAGTGATATTTCACCAAAGGCTTTAGAGGTTACTAAAATCAATCTAGATAAGCATAAAATTAAAGGACAATTAATTTGTTCTGATTATCTAGAAGTTTTTAAAAAAGTAAATGTAAAACCAGATGTAATAACAATAAACCCACCATATATAGATATCGAAGATCAAAATGTTGGAGAAAGTGTGAGAAACTACGAGCCTCATATTGCTCTTTTTGCAGAAAATAATGGATTAATCTTTTACGAAAAATTATTCAACGATTTAGATTTTCTTTATAACTTAAATAAAGAATTAACAATATTTTGTGAATTTGGTTTTTCACAAAAAGAAGAATTGGAAAAACTTTTTTCACCTTTAATAGTAAAATATAATATAGATTTCAAAAAAGATTATGCAAACAACTGAAGAATGTTTGTTATTACTTCTAAGGAGAGTCATGGATAA
- the prfA gene encoding peptide chain release factor 1, which produces MNKKTLEALDVMESRVNSIDETLQKEETLTDIKLLTELNKERSSLQEIVEKYQEYKRVTQDIEEAKQLLETEKDEEMRGLAKLQLDEGQEAITAIEEQLEVLLLPKDPNDDKNVIFEIRGAAGGDEANIFAGDLFRLYTKFAEKNNWKIEVMDMNESTAGGFSQISFMVKGDKVYSKMKFESGSHRVQRVPKTESKGRIQTSTATVAVLPEVSDVEIEIKNADLRIDTYRASGAGGQHINTTDSAVRITHIPTGIVAASQDGRSQHDNKDKAMTLLRARVYEAELEKQQSEAASLRKNAVGTGARSEKIRTYNYAQNRVTDHRVNLTLNKLDQVMEGNLDEIIIELINDEQKNLITQHIEG; this is translated from the coding sequence ATGAACAAGAAAACTTTAGAAGCTTTAGATGTAATGGAAAGTAGAGTTAACTCTATAGATGAAACTTTACAAAAAGAAGAAACACTTACAGACATCAAACTTCTTACAGAATTAAATAAAGAAAGATCTTCTCTTCAAGAAATTGTGGAAAAATATCAAGAATATAAAAGAGTTACTCAAGATATTGAAGAAGCAAAACAATTGTTGGAAACAGAAAAAGATGAAGAGATGAGAGGTTTGGCTAAACTTCAACTAGATGAAGGACAAGAAGCAATTACTGCAATTGAAGAGCAACTAGAAGTATTGCTATTGCCCAAAGATCCAAATGATGACAAGAATGTTATTTTTGAAATCAGGGGAGCAGCTGGTGGAGATGAAGCAAACATTTTTGCGGGAGACTTATTTAGACTTTACACAAAATTTGCAGAGAAAAATAATTGAAAAATAGAAGTTATGGATATGAATGAATCAACTGCTGGTGGATTTAGTCAAATATCATTTATGGTAAAGGGAGATAAAGTTTATTCAAAAATGAAATTTGAATCAGGAAGTCACAGAGTGCAGAGAGTTCCTAAAACTGAATCAAAAGGTAGAATTCAAACTTCAACAGCAACAGTTGCTGTACTTCCTGAGGTAAGTGATGTTGAAATTGAAATTAAAAATGCAGATTTAAGAATTGATACTTACAGAGCGTCAGGTGCTGGAGGTCAACACATTAATACAACAGACTCTGCTGTTAGAATTACACATATCCCAACAGGTATTGTTGCAGCCTCACAAGATGGACGAAGTCAACATGATAACAAAGATAAAGCAATGACCCTTCTTAGAGCAAGAGTTTATGAAGCTGAGTTAGAGAAACAACAAAGTGAAGCTGCTAGTTTAAGAAAGAATGCTGTTGGAACTGGTGCTAGAAGTGAAAAAATTAGAACATACAACTATGCACAAAACAGAGTTACTGACCACAGGGTTAACTTAACTTTAAATAAGTTAGATCAAGTTATGGAAGGTAATTTAGATGAAATCATCATAGAACTTATAAATGATGAACAAAAAAATTTAATTACTCAACATATTGAAGGTTAA
- a CDS encoding thymidine kinase, translated as MSYRMNPKSKRGWIELITGCMFAGKTEEFIRRLKRYKYAKQNVLVFKPSIDDRYSKKDIFSHSGMSIESIPVKDSKELFDIFRTENDKEKIDIIGIDEVQFLDTDVVEVISKIATEGVIVIVNGLDKDFKNNPFQNVDRLLVEAEYVDKLTSICHSCGGNANRTQRIIDGKPARADEPIIVISANEKYEARCRHCYIQPE; from the coding sequence ATGAGCTATAGAATGAACCCAAAAAGTAAAAGGGGTTGAATTGAATTAATAACAGGTTGTATGTTTGCTGGTAAAACAGAAGAATTTATAAGAAGATTAAAAAGATATAAATATGCAAAACAAAATGTTTTGGTATTTAAACCTTCAATTGACGACAGATATTCAAAAAAAGATATCTTTTCACATTCAGGAATGAGTATAGAGTCAATTCCTGTTAAAGATAGTAAAGAATTATTTGATATTTTTAGAACCGAAAATGATAAAGAAAAAATTGATATAATTGGAATAGATGAAGTGCAGTTTTTAGATACTGATGTTGTAGAAGTAATCTCAAAAATTGCTACTGAAGGAGTTATTGTTATTGTTAATGGTTTAGACAAAGACTTTAAAAATAATCCATTTCAAAATGTAGATAGACTTTTGGTTGAAGCAGAGTATGTAGATAAATTAACATCAATTTGTCACTCATGTGGTGGTAATGCAAATAGAACACAAAGAATAATTGATGGTAAACCGGCTCGTGCTGACGAACCAATTATTGTTATATCTGCAAACGAAAAATATGAAGCAAGATGTAGACATTGCTATATTCAACCAGAATAG
- a CDS encoding bifunctional oligoribonuclease/PAP phosphatase NrnA — translation MKNKINNDVLLEKINDYENIIISKHVSPDWDTQGSAYGLREIILNNFKNKNVYVVGEKLNQGIREDDELNLSKELISSSLLITVDVANFDRVDFEFKELVKEVFKVDHHLEVDDFAKNKIVDPNAIACTQVITLWAKENNLKITRQAATYLYYGLITDSGRFLFEKTNGNTFEAAKILVEAGVIITEVYSDLFLKKLDLAKWHNKAFGMAEFSENNDLAYIKVGKEFFENTKLGEEEIKSALTVLSGIEEIKIWALAYQTPDSEKIKVSIRSRNFDINSVAVNYNGGGHKLASGAKVKDWKQLEDLFKDLKNLIK, via the coding sequence ATGAAAAATAAAATTAATAACGATGTTTTATTAGAAAAAATAAATGACTATGAAAACATAATAATTTCAAAACATGTTTCACCTGATTGAGATACTCAAGGAAGCGCTTATGGTCTTAGAGAAATTATTTTAAATAACTTCAAAAATAAAAATGTTTATGTTGTTGGAGAAAAGTTAAATCAAGGAATAAGAGAAGATGATGAATTAAATTTAAGTAAAGAATTAATTAGTTCATCTTTATTAATAACAGTTGATGTTGCCAATTTTGATAGAGTAGATTTTGAATTTAAAGAACTTGTTAAAGAAGTTTTTAAAGTAGATCATCACTTAGAAGTAGATGACTTTGCTAAAAACAAAATAGTTGATCCAAATGCTATTGCATGCACACAAGTAATAACTCTTTGAGCAAAAGAAAATAATTTAAAAATTACTAGACAAGCAGCAACATATCTTTACTATGGATTAATAACAGATTCAGGAAGATTCCTCTTTGAAAAAACAAATGGAAATACTTTTGAAGCTGCTAAAATTCTTGTTGAAGCTGGTGTTATAATCACAGAAGTATATTCTGATTTATTTTTAAAAAAATTAGATTTAGCTAAGTGACACAACAAAGCTTTTGGTATGGCTGAGTTTTCAGAAAATAATGACTTAGCTTATATAAAAGTAGGCAAGGAATTTTTTGAAAATACAAAACTTGGAGAAGAAGAAATAAAAAGTGCGCTAACAGTTCTTTCAGGTATTGAAGAAATAAAAATATGAGCGCTTGCTTATCAAACGCCAGATAGTGAAAAAATTAAAGTTTCAATAAGAAGTAGAAATTTTGATATAAACTCAGTTGCAGTTAATTACAATGGTGGAGGTCATAAGTTGGCTTCTGGAGCAAAAGTTAAAGATTGAAAACAATTAGAGGATCTTTTCAAGGATTTGAAAAATCTTATAAAATAA
- the rpmE gene encoding 50S ribosomal protein L31, with translation MPKANIHPQYFEAKFVCTTCSNEFMSGSTKGEEVRIDTCSNCHPFYTGKQNFANAEGRVEKFKEKFAKKDAKIAEAEKASAAQKAENEKKSKEAKK, from the coding sequence ATGCCAAAAGCAAACATACATCCACAATATTTTGAAGCTAAATTTGTTTGTACAACTTGCAGCAATGAATTCATGTCAGGATCAACAAAAGGAGAAGAAGTAAGAATCGATACTTGTTCAAATTGTCATCCTTTCTACACTGGAAAACAAAACTTCGCTAACGCAGAAGGACGTGTTGAAAAATTCAAAGAAAAATTTGCTAAAAAAGATGCAAAAATTGCAGAAGCTGAAAAAGCTTCAGCTGCACAAAAAGCTGAAAACGAAAAAAAATCAAAAGAAGCTAAAAAATAA
- a CDS encoding NCS2 family permease, protein MNNKNQSKNNFEGEKSKDHAVASNSLIAKYFGFSKLNTTFKKEIIGGISTLLSMIYILSVEPSILGNAHSINDESIKMNVSGIFLATAIMSFLATFVMGMLANVPIALAPSMGVNAMFTFTVANSSNGVGYEGALIATCISGLLFCIISATKLRKIIIKSLPKSLHLAIGVGIGFFVAYVGVANIGWVQKTEGGLPIAELGDFKKYYPAIILGTVVLFAAIFLNFKKFFAPVAVVMVIGFIIAVILANTINDQAIINSFGSAKWDSSAWNYGKLFEGFAFNISSTWKEIGNVDIWSNPTMYISIFVFVILTFFDATGTITAVNVEISRESGIETEIPHKALLVDGVSSVTGSVIGVSSVACYAESCVGVSQGARTGFASIITSLGLLLSIAIFPIFQMMPSCITGAATVFIGTVMIKSITSIEWDKPEMGLAAFFAILFMIITYNIANGIALTIMAYTVGSLATGKAKQITPVVWVLNIVFIAYFIANAFM, encoded by the coding sequence ATGAACAATAAAAATCAAAGTAAAAATAACTTTGAAGGTGAAAAAAGCAAAGATCACGCAGTTGCTTCAAATAGTTTAATTGCAAAGTATTTCGGTTTTTCAAAACTTAATACAACCTTCAAAAAGGAAATCATCGGTGGAATTTCTACACTTCTATCTATGATATACATATTATCTGTAGAACCAAGCATTTTAGGTAATGCTCATAGTATAAATGATGAAAGTATAAAAATGAACGTTAGTGGTATATTTTTAGCAACAGCTATAATGTCTTTTTTAGCTACTTTTGTAATGGGTATGTTAGCAAATGTTCCAATAGCACTTGCTCCAAGCATGGGTGTTAACGCAATGTTTACATTCACTGTTGCAAACTCAAGTAATGGTGTTGGATATGAAGGTGCTTTAATAGCAACTTGTATATCTGGTTTGCTATTTTGTATAATATCGGCAACTAAATTAAGAAAAATAATTATCAAAAGTTTACCTAAGTCTTTACATTTAGCAATTGGTGTAGGTATTGGTTTCTTTGTTGCTTATGTTGGTGTTGCAAATATAGGTTGAGTTCAAAAAACAGAAGGTGGACTTCCTATTGCAGAATTAGGAGACTTTAAAAAATACTATCCTGCAATCATATTAGGAACTGTTGTACTTTTCGCAGCAATATTTTTAAACTTTAAAAAATTCTTTGCACCAGTAGCTGTTGTTATGGTTATTGGATTTATAATTGCTGTAATACTTGCAAATACAATTAATGATCAAGCAATAATCAATTCATTTGGTAGTGCTAAGTGAGACTCGTCTGCATGAAATTATGGAAAATTATTTGAAGGGTTTGCATTTAATATTTCCTCAACATGAAAAGAAATTGGAAATGTAGATATTTGATCAAATCCAACAATGTATATTTCTATATTTGTTTTTGTTATACTTACATTTTTTGATGCAACAGGAACAATAACTGCTGTCAATGTCGAAATAAGCAGAGAGTCTGGTATTGAAACTGAAATACCTCACAAAGCATTATTGGTGGATGGTGTATCATCAGTTACAGGATCTGTTATTGGTGTTTCAAGCGTTGCTTGTTATGCTGAAAGTTGTGTAGGAGTTTCTCAAGGAGCAAGAACTGGTTTTGCATCAATAATAACTTCACTTGGATTATTATTAAGTATAGCGATATTTCCGATTTTTCAAATGATGCCCTCTTGTATAACTGGAGCTGCAACTGTATTTATTGGAACTGTTATGATTAAATCAATTACTAGTATTGAATGAGATAAACCGGAAATGGGTCTTGCTGCATTCTTTGCGATATTGTTTATGATAATCACATATAACATAGCAAATGGAATCGCATTGACAATTATGGCTTATACCGTAGGTTCACTTGCAACAGGAAAAGCAAAACAAATAACTCCCGTAGTTTGAGTTTTAAATATTGTTTTTATAGCTTACTTTATAGCAAATGCATTTATGTAG
- a CDS encoding SPE_1075/MLC_0560 family membrane protein, producing the protein MKKWFENTGDYISKNWLSSIIKFFLFAAGVVISAFGLALYQQPAVGGSQIDWTLYNILAITIPYDSNGAMIGEHVVNVYANSLSLMYVVFILIAIGFAIKPSIDDYKATKKKSVWVLFVWVVIADIIITFGVPPIIQEFMGVVKNIIPKNDKGEITTNTSVGLRNLVFIAGFICFVLGTALWVKSGWILGPFNNICTQFLRLTKMNYSSGRLIIDISILACGFMFFPFIQGDAPKIKFLLTNFGLGTICFTFLVGPLVNEVLKILDKICNFEKINKLTNKSVFEVD; encoded by the coding sequence ATGAAAAAGTGATTTGAAAACACAGGAGATTATATTTCTAAAAATTGATTATCAAGTATAATAAAATTTTTCTTATTTGCTGCAGGAGTTGTTATAAGTGCTTTTGGTTTAGCTTTATATCAACAACCAGCGGTTGGTGGAAGTCAAATAGATTGAACTTTGTATAACATATTAGCTATAACAATTCCTTATGATTCTAATGGGGCAATGATAGGAGAACACGTTGTTAATGTTTATGCTAATAGTCTTTCTCTTATGTATGTAGTTTTTATCTTAATAGCAATTGGTTTTGCAATTAAACCTTCGATCGATGATTATAAAGCAACAAAGAAAAAATCTGTTTGAGTTTTATTTGTTTGGGTTGTTATTGCAGATATAATTATAACTTTCGGAGTTCCACCAATTATTCAAGAATTTATGGGGGTAGTTAAAAATATTATTCCTAAAAACGACAAAGGTGAAATAACTACAAATACATCTGTTGGACTTAGAAACTTGGTTTTCATAGCCGGATTTATTTGTTTTGTTCTTGGAACTGCTCTTTGAGTTAAATCTGGATGAATATTGGGACCCTTTAATAATATTTGTACTCAATTCTTAAGATTAACAAAAATGAATTATTCATCTGGAAGACTTATTATAGATATATCAATTTTAGCTTGTGGATTTATGTTCTTTCCATTCATTCAAGGAGATGCTCCTAAAATTAAATTCTTACTAACTAACTTTGGTTTAGGAACTATTTGTTTTACTTTCCTTGTAGGACCATTGGTGAATGAAGTTTTAAAAATATTAGACAAGATTTGCAATTTTGAAAAGATAAATAAACTAACAAACAAAAGCGTATTTGAAGTAGATTAA
- a CDS encoding helix-turn-helix domain-containing protein gives MHLTVDEKIKIIKDFKNSGVTATQFAPTRNISVVSLRNWVKKYENGGAEALKTKYEK, from the coding sequence ATGCACTTAACAGTTGATGAAAAAATAAAAATCATAAAAGACTTTAAAAATAGTGGGGTAACAGCAACTCAATTTGCTCCTACTAGAAATATTAGTGTTGTTTCTCTAAGAAACTGAGTTAAAAAATATGAAAATGGTGGAGCAGAAGCTCTAAAAACAAAATATGAAAAATAG
- the fba gene encoding class II fructose-1,6-bisphosphate aldolase, producing the protein MSRIYHSKLVNSTQMVKDAHANKYAIGHFNINNLEWTKAILEAAQESNTPVIIATSEGALKYMGGVKVVVGMVNGLLEALDITVPVALHLDHGQSVEMAKKCIEAGYSSVMFDGSHLPYEENIAKVKELMDFANAHEVSVEAEIGSIGGEEDGVVGEGELGDPNQASEMATTGISMLAAGIGNIHGKYPEWWKSLSFDTLEELQAACKLPMVLHGGSGIPQDQVEKAIKLGISKINVNTELQLAFRDATREYIEAKKDLDDEAKGFDPRKLLAPGFKALKQTFLDLTKVFGCQGKAK; encoded by the coding sequence ATGTCAAGAATTTATCATTCAAAATTAGTTAATTCTACACAAATGGTTAAAGATGCACATGCAAATAAATATGCAATTGGACACTTTAACATAAACAACTTAGAATGAACTAAAGCTATCTTAGAAGCAGCTCAAGAATCAAATACACCAGTTATTATTGCTACTTCAGAAGGAGCATTAAAATACATGGGTGGAGTTAAAGTTGTTGTTGGTATGGTTAATGGTTTATTAGAAGCATTAGACATAACTGTACCAGTTGCTTTACACTTAGACCACGGTCAATCAGTTGAAATGGCTAAAAAATGTATAGAAGCAGGATATTCATCAGTTATGTTTGATGGATCTCACTTACCATACGAAGAAAACATTGCAAAAGTTAAAGAATTAATGGACTTTGCAAACGCTCACGAAGTATCAGTTGAAGCTGAAATTGGTTCAATTGGTGGAGAAGAAGATGGTGTTGTTGGTGAAGGTGAATTAGGAGATCCTAACCAAGCATCAGAAATGGCAACTACAGGAATTTCAATGTTAGCTGCTGGAATTGGAAACATTCACGGGAAATACCCAGAATGATGAAAATCATTATCATTTGATACATTAGAAGAATTACAAGCAGCATGTAAATTACCAATGGTATTACATGGTGGATCAGGAATTCCTCAAGATCAAGTTGAAAAAGCTATCAAATTAGGAATATCAAAAATTAATGTTAATACAGAATTACAATTAGCATTCAGAGATGCTACAAGAGAATACATCGAAGCTAAAAAAGACTTAGACGATGAAGCAAAAGGATTCGATCCACGTAAATTATTAGCACCTGGATTCAAAGCTTTAAAACAAACATTCTTAGACTTAACTAAAGTATTTGGATGTCAAGGTAAAGCTAAATAG
- a CDS encoding CTP synthase encodes MAKHIFITGGVVSGLGKGITGSSLGVLLKNSGLKIFMQKFDPYLNIDPGTINPIEHGEVYVTDDGGETDLDLGHYERFIDVNLSKNSSTSAGRIYYEALEKERNGKYGGKTVQVIPHITEEIKQRIYKAELESQADVIITEVGGTVGDIESQPFLEALRQVRMERGKDNVMFVHVALLPYLKVSGEFKTKPIQHSVKELLNLGIQPDVIIARSEMEFDQKLKDKISLLCSIPVENVIECPDSDSIYKVPLVIEKWNLHKIAAEQLKLKLDNTNLEDWKKLVSNIEESKDVLTVHIVGKYVELSDAYLSVMESLKFAGYEIKKKIKFNWVNARKLTRENLESELSGAKGILVPGGFGEDGVEGKILAAEFARVNNIPYLGICLGMQIACIEFARNVLNLKDAHTTEINPNTKNPIIDIMEGKNTENIGGTLRLGRYVTSLKSGTLASELYNGDTAIERHRHRYEFNNDFRKIFEENGMVFSGIYTEKDLVEIIEYPKNEFFIAAQYHPEFTSRPNKPNPLFMGFVNAINKR; translated from the coding sequence ATGGCAAAACACATTTTTATTACAGGTGGGGTAGTTTCTGGTTTAGGTAAAGGAATAACAGGAAGTTCTCTTGGAGTACTTTTAAAAAACAGTGGACTAAAAATATTTATGCAAAAATTTGACCCATACTTAAACATTGACCCAGGAACAATTAATCCCATAGAGCATGGTGAAGTATATGTAACTGATGATGGTGGAGAAACAGATCTAGATTTAGGTCACTATGAAAGATTTATTGACGTTAATCTTTCAAAAAACTCATCCACTTCAGCAGGAAGAATATATTATGAAGCTCTTGAAAAAGAAAGAAATGGTAAATATGGAGGTAAAACAGTACAAGTTATTCCTCACATTACCGAAGAAATAAAACAAAGAATATATAAAGCTGAATTAGAAAGCCAAGCTGATGTAATAATTACTGAAGTTGGAGGAACAGTTGGGGATATTGAATCTCAACCTTTTTTAGAGGCTTTAAGACAAGTTAGAATGGAAAGAGGAAAAGACAATGTTATGTTTGTTCATGTTGCTCTTTTACCATATCTAAAAGTTTCTGGTGAGTTTAAAACAAAACCAATTCAACACTCAGTAAAAGAATTATTGAATTTAGGTATTCAACCAGATGTTATTATAGCTAGAAGTGAAATGGAATTTGATCAAAAATTAAAAGATAAAATATCTCTACTTTGCAGTATCCCAGTAGAGAATGTTATTGAATGTCCTGATAGTGACTCAATATATAAAGTTCCTTTAGTAATTGAAAAATGAAATCTACATAAAATTGCAGCTGAACAACTAAAACTAAAATTAGATAATACAAATTTAGAAGATTGAAAAAAACTAGTTTCAAACATTGAAGAATCAAAAGATGTGCTAACAGTTCACATTGTTGGTAAATATGTAGAGTTAAGCGATGCATATCTATCAGTTATGGAATCATTAAAGTTTGCTGGTTATGAAATTAAGAAAAAAATTAAATTCAATTGAGTAAACGCTAGAAAACTAACAAGAGAAAATCTTGAATCAGAATTATCAGGTGCTAAAGGGATATTGGTGCCTGGAGGTTTTGGAGAAGATGGTGTTGAGGGAAAAATCTTAGCAGCTGAATTTGCAAGAGTTAACAATATCCCTTATCTAGGAATCTGTTTAGGAATGCAAATAGCTTGTATAGAATTTGCAAGAAATGTTTTAAATTTAAAAGATGCACATACAACAGAAATAAATCCTAATACAAAAAATCCTATAATTGATATTATGGAAGGTAAAAATACTGAAAACATTGGTGGAACTTTAAGATTAGGAAGATATGTAACTTCACTTAAATCAGGAACACTTGCAAGTGAACTGTATAACGGAGATACTGCAATTGAGAGACATAGACATAGATATGAATTCAACAATGACTTTAGAAAAATATTTGAAGAAAATGGAATGGTTTTCTCTGGTATTTATACAGAAAAAGATCTTGTAGAAATTATTGAGTATCCAAAAAATGAATTCTTTATTGCTGCGCAATATCACCCAGAATTCACATCTAGACCTAATAAACCAAATCCTTTATTTATGGGATTTGTGAATGCAATAAACAAGAGATAG
- the rpoE gene encoding DNA-directed RNA polymerase subunit delta, whose amino-acid sequence MSKLSPINLAYQYLNERKDNASFEDIWNTISREISGDNDSKNEIIAELYSDLVLDNRFALTSDGKWGLRDYLKFDDVKKQYEYIDKFETTEEFDDLDTEAILGLDTFDDDTGESVGKIRKLLDQNPDDDSIDTTIDDDDDDEIDDEDLDEDDEY is encoded by the coding sequence ATGAGCAAACTATCACCAATTAATTTAGCTTATCAATATTTAAATGAACGCAAAGACAATGCGTCATTTGAAGATATTTGAAATACAATTTCAAGAGAAATAAGCGGGGATAACGATAGCAAGAATGAAATCATAGCTGAACTTTACAGTGATTTGGTTCTGGACAACAGATTTGCACTTACATCAGATGGTAAGTGAGGTTTAAGAGATTATCTTAAATTCGATGATGTTAAGAAGCAATATGAGTACATCGACAAATTTGAAACAACAGAAGAATTTGATGATTTAGACACAGAAGCAATTCTTGGTTTAGATACATTTGATGACGACACTGGAGAGAGTGTTGGAAAAATAAGAAAATTATTAGACCAAAATCCAGATGATGATTCAATCGACACAACAATCGACGATGACGATGACGATGAAATCGACGACGAAGATCTTGATGAAGATGATGAATATTAA